DNA sequence from the Armigeres subalbatus isolate Guangzhou_Male chromosome 1, GZ_Asu_2, whole genome shotgun sequence genome:
TTGTCAAAGGGTGTCGTTATTAAATTGGAAATTGAGGTTAGAGCGGATTTAATATTCGAACCGATAATCTATCTTTGCATTACATGCGATATCAAAAGGCTGTAACTGGGAAATTCATTACCAGCAAAGAATGATAATTATAAAACCTAACTTATCATACTGCTCATGTCATATTTCATACACCTCTCCAAATCAACCCACCTCATGCATAATCCATCGATCCTAGATTCGAAAGAACCCTAAGCctaaatttaattctaagctgCATTTGGAATATATTAATCATCTGTCACTTATCACTGAATATTAACCTATGTCATAATATTAGTAATCAATATAGTATAAATATACTTGTGTTGGAGTCGGCTTACTGCATGACAATATACTAAACATCATTTCCAAACGTACGGGTGGAAATATACGTACTCATCTaactaaaaaataaatacaGACAGGAGTACTTACGCTCTCACGCTCGTTACCGTGGTAGTTGCAACGATCCCAACACAGTGGGAATGAATCAGACTTGGAAGTAGTCACTGACGCCGGTGGCTTCCAGCTCGCACACCGACGGCGTTTTCGCTGCACTGATGGCCGGCCCGGCCGAGGGAGTCACCGAGCCGGTATCTTCGGTGGCACCCGGTGTCGCCGAATCCGTCGAAGCCGATTTTGACAGTGAATCATTCGATGAAGGCCCAGCCGTCGATGGCGTTTGGCCCGAGGACGGTTCGTTGTGCAGCCGTTCGTAGGGGTTTTCTTTCACGTTGAGATACTTGACGGATTCGTAGTTCGGATCCGATTCGCTCCCGGTCAGAGATTCGTAGTTGGAAGAAAGTCGACTGTTGCTGTTGTTGGTGACCGTATTGTGCTGCTTGGTGTACCCTATGAGATTATCCGGCGAGCTAGTGCTATCGGTGGAAGGAGTGGTACGTGTTTCCGAGATGCTTGAATAACCGGGCGACGATGTCAGGTTGGATGGTTCAGGAATCGTTGAATAGTTGTTGCTGGAACTTGAAACTATCGAAGACGAATTTATAGCGAGCGGAGCGTTGGTGATGCTTGAGTAAATATCCGAGTCTTCACCTGGATCCAAATTGTTGTTGTTTAGGTTTTGCTTTTTTCGCTTCGTTTCTTCTGTGATACTCGCGTAATCATGGACAACTACGGATTTCTTCTTTTCTGTTATCACACTGTAACCCGGATCATAATCGACCCTTTCTTTTATACTGCTGTAACCCGGTGTACTGTCCGCATCGTCATCCTTTCCGAAATTTAATCGGTTTTTGGCAGATCGCGGATCTCTGATGCTACTGTACCCATCATTGTTCCTCGCCGGTCTTAGAATTTCGTAATTTGGGTCAGAGTCCGACTCGCCGCCTTTTCTGTTGAGCGTTTCATAACCTGGATCATTGCTACTAGGAAGACTTTCGTAGCCAGGTTCACCGTCAGTAGATTTGTCAAGTCCATGGAAGATTTCCAGTGAATTTCTTGATACACTTTGAATGCCCTGCGCCACCGCTAAATTAGTGCTGCGTTTATGAATTTGTGCATAGTCGGCGGATTTCCTAAGCTCTGCCTTACCATTGATGTTGTCACCTGGGATAGTTTCGTAGCCCGGATCGTGTTGTTGCTTATTATGACGGATTTGCTTTTTATCGATGGTTTCGTAGTCGTTGCCACCAGAGCTGAGGGGTTTTTTACTTGGTGATCCATGTACAGACCCACCAGCGCCGTTCAGTTGGATTAGCTCGGGATCCGACAAGAATTGCTCTGCGTCCGCCAGTAGAGCAGTTCCAACGTCTTTTCGCGTTGGTACTGGACTCGAATTTTGAGAGGGTGCTTTTGAAAGTTTGTTCTTTTTCATGACCTGCGAAGAAATGTGGTTTAGATTAGTGAAAACGTTGATCTGGAGCAACAACATTCTGCTGACGTTAGGAGCTTTCTTAAGTAGCTTTCTTCTGAGGAATATCAATCAACCTTATCAGGACACTACAGTAAATGCTTACAGATATCACCAAATTAGTTGATGATAAAACGGTTAAAAATCAATGTTTCAACTTAAGGCTTATGATAAAAAGGATTTGAAACCCGTTAACCGTTGGAATATAAATTGCCGACGCCATGACCTTTTGCCTTTCGAAAACATATTAGCTCACCTTGGCGTACATTCCCTCCAGATCCTTTGAAGGACTCTTCTTCGGTTTGATTGCAGAACCGTTTGGTTGTTGGTGTTGTTGCGTCACGTCATCCTTGGGCCCGGACACATTCTCCCGGGAGCTCTTGTACTCGATAACAGACGCAGCCGAATTCCGCCCGGACTGACCAGTTTGCGTAGAAGTGTTCGAACTGATCGAGGTGAGGTTCGAGTTGCTAAAGAAACTGTTAGTGGATTGATGCTTCAGGTTCTTTGGTGTCGGCGGGAGAGGGGAGTTCGCCTGTCGTTTCTCCGGTTTTGGAGACCCAAGATTTCCCACAGAGCTCGTACAGCTAGAACTACTGGCTTGACGCGAGTGCGCGTATGAAGGATGCGGCTGATGAGTTCTGAGGGTATCCGTCGATGGTGGTTGAGGCTGACACGACGCCTCATCTAACGTTCCGCTGTTGGCACTCAGACGATTGTGAATGTTTGTTGATATTGCATTTGTTGAGGAGTTCATCGGCAATGGCTGCAGTGCGTCTAATGAATCTTCTTGCGGCATTCCAGCTGATGGCCGACTGGATGCCCCGGTGTTGATCTCAACTGAAACGGTCACCATATTGGGAGGCTGGATTTGAGCGTAGGTCTCCGAGCCACTGGTATAAAGGTCGCCCTGGTTATTGGGATCGTCGATAGCAGCGTACATCTCgtctgaaaaaaaatacatatattaGCGCACAAAAAAGGAAAACAGGTGAGTAGATTTAATTCTGATACATACCAGAATCGTCTGAGACAGTGGCATAGTGGGAGTCGCCCAATATCTGGCGCCTTTGTGCGGTGGTTTGATTCTGAGATTGAGGTAAGAGATTCGCTAACGGTTCTCGGACGCTAATACTGGTGtaaccttctgaaaaaagtagAGTTCATTTAAACTACGATAGCTTTAATAGTTGACTTTCTGTACTTGAAGAATCCTGAGAATCACCGCTAAAGTGTTGCTGTGGCTGTTGTACAATAGGAGGAGTCATGTAAGGTAGGTCTTGACTTGCAGAGACCCGCCCAGCAATAGCTGAGGCTGCGGGAATGTCCTGAAATAATGTAGACAGTAGATAGTGATATACACAGCTCAGCTCAAAGATTCGTTCAAATAACATACTATAGTAGAAGCCTCTCGCTCGTCCAGCAAGCTTTGATTGCATTCTCCTCCGGCATTTCCTGCGGCACCGCTAGATAGACCTCGTCGCGAGATAGGACTCAACAGTTCGTCATCTACGGTAACAGCAACTTGCGCCGTTGAACCACTGGTCCCTGGCTGGACGACTTGGGCGTACGGGTGCTCGGTCCTACGAAGCTTATCGTAAGCATGTGGTGGCGATCGGACTCTCGCATATGGTGAACTTATATCATCTGCCTGGCTAATAGAACTGTGTTGCGAAACACTGGCCTGCTTTTTCAAACTAGATGTAgctgaaattgaataaattcggTTAGCTGCTATTTAATTTCAACTTTTATCGTAAACTTACGACTTCTACCTTGGGGTAGATCCTGAACTTTATCACCAACCGTTGCGTACAGTTCGGAGTTGTTATCGCCAACCGGCTCTACTACCGGAATATCCGGTAAACTACGATGTGGTGCATTGGAAGCCCTTGAAATATCATTAATCACAATTAGATTAAGAGTTTTTTACGAAGGTTATATCTAAGAAGCAATTTTCGATCAACTTCCCAATACAAAACAAATGCTCTGCATACAGAAACCAACAAACAACCTTTTATTAATAGTTTCCGGTTCGCTGCGATCCGGCTGGTCGGTACCAGAACCGGTTCCAGCGCCACCAGTGTCGCCGCCTGCCGTCGATCCCTGGCTGGTGAGGGTGTCCTCCGGGTTGGTTAGCTTCACCATTCCTTCCAAGCCGAGCAGATCATTTCTGTGGCAATTTGATCAGTGCGTACAAGGTCCGATGGAATGTGTTTCGTGGGTTGAAGTGCAGTTGCATAGTAGTATGTAGAATGAATACAAACGGCACACAAACAGCAAACACACAAATGTGACAATTCACACGATACGTGGGTAAAAGAAAACTAAATTAGTAAATTTACAAACTCAAACTAAACTTGAAAGAGATGATTGATTAGAGGAATTTTAAGGATAAGGATGGTATTGTTGCATAATCGCGATAAGAGCATTTGgcttttatcttccaagtaCATAGTGGTGGAGCATCGACAAGAATTCTAACAAGGGGAAGTTGGCATATAACTATAATAATGGAGTTAGCCTAGTCACGTAATTTGAGCTGAAATACTTTGAATCTATTGAACTCCGAAAGCACATTATATTCAGTAATATTTCTTTATAGGGATCACATCTAACTTTTTGTGGTAATGATGTCTTGCATTTCAGTATGTATTACGTATTTTACGAAGATATTCCCAGGAATGATATGATATTCCTGTGACATTATAAACATCTACGAAAGCCTGTCCACGGTTAATTTTGGATACTTAAAGCAAAGAAATTTAGGTGTCATGTAAATGGATCGTCTCAGTGGTATGTAAACCGCTttggaagatgggtgtccgaaatttaacgtagACAGGCCTAAGGAATATTGAATATACTTGAAACTCTTTATATAATACCAGAACTAGCAGAATCCGGTCCCACAGTAGAATCTCAAAATACCTCATGGTATATGAAACTTGATTCTAAACACATTTTAATGAATAAACATATGACAATGAATTTAGCATGCTACTGTTAAACTGTTAGACACTATTAGTAAAAATCGTTAATATAATCAAGACTATTCATCTTAACAAAAAAAAGCTGATTATGTCACCTTTCATtgtttggaaataattataagatGTTTGTGGTGAGAAATTGACGatgatgaaaataatattttaagctctgttcCGCAGTAGGACAGTCTGTAATAGCGCAGATTCTAATTGAAAAATAGCAAGCAAGTGATAACTAATAGCACATTTCCTTTGTATTGATAGCACGAACAAAACTCTTCTAGCAGCTTGAAGGGTCAGAATGAGCTAAACTAAAGATTATTTTTCTAGATATATGTTCTATAGTTCCATAAACGTAAAAAATcattgttatttattattactaTTTCTAATCCATTTTTGCCAAAGTAGAAACTTAATTATATataagaaaaacccagattaatccacctagctgtGATGAtgactttctcgtgcattataaaataaattGGAAAAATCACATTAGGATGGTCAAAACAGCTCTTTatgggaatagatcacattttttcgatcatgtTTGGCATTGATtaaaatgcattgccaccattttagaaaaaaaagttttttaactttttttttccaagggacaataattccgaaatgcaatgtccgatcgagccaattttcaatagcaaacaatgggaccgcatacACAcaaccaacccccccccccctcctacACATACCCACACACATACCGGTGaatagggggcagcagggactatgtccaagggctcaCATGTGGCGAGTGACATTTGGAGCTGCTTCGCGGCAGGGTATTAGTGTGTTGAATTCACACACCCACAGTGAGGGACAAGTGGTGCACGGGGAGTgcccctacttcggtagggtagcgcgtggtcTGCATCGGCAGAAGAGCGAATGATCGGCTTGTGCTAAggaaggagtgtcgtagcgggAAACCGCAATGGTCACCCAGAGGCATAGCGGAAGTTTGTTTATAGACTACACATGCTTAGGTAGGAGTGTCTTAGCGTAGGTagtatctgtaggcccaggcagttacagCCTAACTCCTCGAgacatggcagtggagtgtcagagtgagcatccaagtaagtctCAAATGGTGCGAGTGCCTttgtgaatgtgtacattaagTACAGCCTATcctccagaagtaatgctggaaaACTGTCCCGAGGGAAATTAAGGTTGGAGCTTGGCAACTACTAACCCCatgaccaacactgcattcaagtataacatctatcacagcggcggcggaaaagcagagcatggagttggtttcgtagtgatgggcaagcagatgaagcgagtgatgcggtggaaacccattagcgaacgaatctgtgtgttgaggatacgggacaaattcttcaattaaagcctaatcaacgtttacgcaccgacaaacgataaatccgacgacgtgaaggacacgttttatgaatgtcttgataaagcctatggagagtgcccaaagcatgacgtaaaaattgttatcggagacgctaacgctcaggtcggtagagaggactttttccgtcccataatcggtatggagagccttcactccgctaccaatgacaacggcctacggctagtaaattttgctgctgccagagggatggccatcagtagcacctactttgcacgaaagaacatccgaaagcacacctggagacacccaaatggtgaaacttgcaaccagatagaccatgttctggtggatgggcgccatttctcggatattatcgatgtgcggacattcagaggtccgaacattgactctgatcactacctcgttgtcagtaaaataaaaagatcacagcgaacgatgcgttacaatatccagcgattgtcggcggaaggagtatcggctgagtaccgccagaagctcgacgaacggataagtgcaatcaacgttagcgacaacatcaacgatctacgggagtcgatccatggagcggtgagcacaacagcacgagaagtgataggcactgcacagaggcgacccaggacgggttggttcgaaatggagtgtcagagagtgacagatgagaagaacgttgccagaagccggatgttggtgtcgggtacccgatcgaatagagatcggtacaaggaagcgagaacagccgaaaaacgaacccaccgcaggaagaaaaaagagtacgaagaacaagttattagtgaggcacaggaaaaaatggagcagaacgatatgcggaggttttatgagtcagtcaatggcgtgcggagaaagacagcgccatctcccgtcatgtgcaacgaccaacaagggaatttgctgacagataaaactgaagtggctgccaggtggaagcaacacttcgagactttgttgaatggaggaagtgacggtgcattggTGAACAGAacaaatattagcgacgatggacaagctgtggagtcacctacactagatgaggttaaaaaagctgttaaagagctgaaaaacaataaggctgcggggaaggaccagctcccggctgaacttctcaaacacggcagtgagcagctttatgaagttctgcaccatattatgtcgaaaatatgggaagacgaggaaatgcctgctagctggttggacggcctcatttgccctctctttaagaaagggcacagactggagtgcgccaattaccgaggaataaccctccttaattcggcgtacaaaattatgtcccgtattctgttcaacaggttgaaaccgcttgaagagtccttcgtcggcgaataccaagcaggttttcgtgagggtcgatCAACGACAGATcgaatgtttaccctgagacaaatccttgataaattccgggagtacaacttgcagacacatcatctgtttattgatttcaaggcggcgtacgattcagtgaatcggaatgaattatggcaaattatgcttgaacgtggttttccggcgaaactgatacggctgatttgtataacgttggacggatcgaaatcaagtgtaagggttgcggatgaaatatcgacgtcatttgttaccttagatggattaaagcagggtgatgcactctcgaacctactgttcaatatagcgctcgagggagcgattaggagagctggtgtgcaaagaagcggtaccattatcacaaaatcgcatatgctcctgggatttgcggacgatatcgatattatcggaattgatcgccgtgccgtgcaagaggcttttgtgccttttaagagggagacagcgaggattggactcacgatcaataccagcaaaacgaagtacatggtcgctggcattCAACGAATtcagaatttgtgtatctttgaacattagtgacgtgcgataatgatgttacccgcgaggtgaaaaggcgtattgcagctgcaaatagggcttattacggacttcgtaaccagcttaagtcccgtagtctgcaaacgaaaacaaaactcgcgctgtatactactctgattcttccggtggctttatacggccatgagacatggacgttaaaggaggctgatcggagagctctcggagtgtttgagcgtaaggtgctgcggacaatactcggcggtaaacaggagaacggtatctggcggcgtcgcatgaatcacgaattgtaccaggtgtataaagggctgggtattattaagcttatacaacacggcagactacggtgggctggtcacgttgttcgtatgccggaagatcgtcaagcgaagataatatttagtagagaacccggaagaggccgcaggtttcgtggaaggccgcgtgtTTACGCGTCCTACCCCCTCATTGATCAGAGACTTGTTCCCCAATTTCAAGACAGTTTTTTGACGTTCAGCATCCGCTGGAATAAGCACTAGAGAGAGAAGAAAAAGTTTCAGTTTGTATGTAACAACCGGAAAATAAACACCTATTATTATACAGTCCACAAGAAAGGAATTTGTCTACCTTATTTGGCCTGCTGCGTTCTGAAATCCGCTCGTAATTTTCGCCGGTTCGAAAGTTTTCGGTCGTTTGTCGTGCGTTCGTACATGGTCCTTCGGAACCGGGTATTTCACGAATTTAGTGGCAAAAATGGATGCTCTTCGAAATCGACGCGACGTGCTTTTCGAGCGGATGAAGTGGGAACAGACAAACGCGCGCATAGTTGGTAGCCGGAATCCTCCGCTCAGTGAAGTGCAAGAGCGATTGCAAAAACTGTCGGAATTCTGCGAGGTTTTCGAAAGGGTTCAAAGTGAAATTGAAGAATCCACACCGGCACTCAGTGAAATATCAACTATTTTTAATCACCGAGTAGAGTTTGACAAATTATACTACGATACAAAAAATTTCTACTTGGCCCTTCTCGGAAATGATGGACTACATGCGAGCAGTGCTGCCAGTTATGATGAACCGAAGGATGATTTGAGAGAAGCAGTCAGATTGTTGGTGGAATCTCAGCGAATGCTTGCTACCACTCAAACAGCGGCATCAACATCGGTGCAACAGTTGGCCAACCAAATGCAAGTCGTATTCCGCCAACCACTCGGAGGTGCATCGTCTGGAGATGTTCCTGTTGAACTAAAACTGCCAACGTTCTCGCTTCCTAAATTTCATGGTGACCGCAAGCAATGGAACTCATTCAAGGACCTTTTCGTAAGTTGTATCCACTCCAAAAATTTGAAGGATTCGGTCAAACTACAATACCTGATGTCCCATCTGGATGGCGAAGCGAAAAAACTAGTGAGTGCATTCAGTATCACGGATGCGAACTACATCGAAGCTTGGGACAAATTAAATGACTATTATGACAAGAAGAAATACATAGTTACGGCACTAGTGAAGGACTTTTTGGAACAGCCGCCAGTTAATGCACCATCTCTCCCTGGGCTACGGAAACTTTTGTCGACTTCCGACGAAGTGGTCAGGCAGCTCAAAGCACTCGGACCAACATATGAGTCTAGAGATCCATGGTTAATACACCTTCTGCTAGATAAGCTTGATCGTGAGACCAGATCGATGTGGGCGCAGAAGGTTGTCGATGTGGACAACCCTACCTTCCCAGATTTTCTAAGCTTTCTTGAACGTAGATGCGATGCAATGGAGACTTGTGCGtctttttcgaagaaaaactcTGAAACAACAGTGAAGAAGGAAGCAGAGAAAAGCCTGAAGACCACGTCTTCGAATAAGGTGGTACAAAGTTTCCAAGCCAGTACCCAGCCGTGCTGCCCCGTGTGTTCAGAAGCTCACTCCATTTACCAGTGTGCCAGCTTTAAGGGAATGGCGGCAGACGACCGTCGGGAACTAGCCCAGCGAATCAAGCTTTGCTACAATTGCCTCAAAGCTTCACACTTTTCCAGAGAATGTACATCTGCGATGCTCTGTAAAAACTGCAAACAGAAGCACCATACACTTCTATGTCTGCCGAATATCATCGAGCCACAGGTTACTACCCAGCGTATCGAAACCTCAGTGGCGAGCCAGTCACAAAATGACCTGTCAGTACAATCGGAAAACGATGTTCCGGTGGCATCGTATGCCACGCATCTAGAAACGCACTGTTCTACAAGCTTCGTAAGCCTGTTGCCGACAGCTGTTGTCAAGGTACTGGGAAAAGACAACGTATTCCACAATATACGAGCAATCATCGATTCTGCATCCATGAGTTCGATGATAACTAAACGAGCATTCGAACGATTGGGTCTAAAAAGGCGCAATGCAAACATATTGGTAAGTGGAATATCGCAAGAGACCAGCAAGACAGAAGGAGCAGTTACACTGCAGATTTCATCACGGTTCGACACAACCATCGTCATCGTGGTGGATGCTCTGATTCTAAACCATCTTGTTTCGGATCAACCATGCCAGGATTTTGACATTGACACAAACATACTTGCTGGGAGACGGCTTGCAGATCCTAGTTACAACGAAAGTAGTAACATTGACCTGCTTTTGGGAATAGAAgtgttttttcttcattttggaGCCAGGCAAGCTGATAGACGCCCAAGGAGTGCCATTGGTTCAAAATTCGATCTTCGGCTACCTAGTGGGTGGAAGATTGAACACTCCATCCCAAAGGGTTCGTAATAATATGGTGACCAACCTTATGAGCGAAATAAACTTGGACCGCACGTTGCGAAGGTTTTGGGAAGTGGAGGAAGTACCACGTACCAAACTGCTAACGGACGATGAGCGACGAGCTGTTGAACATTTCAACTCAACCGTTTCGAGATGCTCGGATGGGCGCTACGTTGTTCGTCTTGCTTTCGACGAGACCAAACCGGAACTAGGTGAGTCCGCTACTGCCGCTATTCGTCGATTTCATGGAATGGAGCGAAAATTCAGTATCGACCAGAATCTCAAGGAGCACTATAAGCAATTCATGAGTGACTATGTAACACTTGGTCATATGGAGAAAGTTCCTCCGCCGGAAATACTCATACCAGCACGAAACTGTTTTTATTTGCCACACCACGGCGTATGGAAAGAAGACAACGCGTCAAGCAAATTACGTGTCGTTTTCGACGCTTCGAGCAAAAGTGCTTCAGGCGTTTCATTGAATGATCGGCTCTTGGTTGGACCTAACGTTAACGAATCTCTTTTCAACGTTTTCTGTCGGTGGCGTACATACCGCATAGCCTTTACTGCCGATATCGAAAAAATGTATAGGCAGGTGTGGACGGATGGCAAGGACAGGAATTATCTTCGTATTGTCTGGCGGGAGAATCCCTCACAACCTTTGGAGCATTACCGTTTACGTACAGTGACATACGGTACTGGGTGCGCAGCATATCAAGCGATTGCAGCATTACGAAAAGCAGCCGATGACAACAAGCAGCAATATCCCATAGCCGCGGAACGAATTCCTAAGAACTTTTATGTTGATGATCTATTTTCTGGAGCGGATTGTATGGAGGATGCCATCAACCTACGAACGGAAATCACTACGGTTCTTGCTTCGGTCGGTTTCAATTTGCGGAAATGGCATAGTAACGTTCCAGCGCTCCTTGGAAATACAGCGACTTGCGATGAACTGTGTCCAGTAAAGTTACCAGAAGAAGACGATACCGTAAAGGCTTTGGGAATACTGTGGATCCCACAAGATGATTTATTTTgctttaaaatttcatttgacaTCGACAGTGTAAATACGAAGCGGCAGCTTCTGTCTGATTCATCAAGGCTGTTTGACCCTTTTGGTTGGATTGCTCCTGTGATAGTGCGAGCAAAAATAATGTTTCAGCATCTTTGGCTGTATGACCTAAAATGGGATGATCCTTTGCCAGCTAATGTTTGTGACGAGTGGATCGAGTTGAAGGAAACGCTGCACAATATTGAAGAGATTCGAATCCCTCGCTGGATTCCTCATAATAATAAATCCTTGGAACTTCATGGATTCGCAGACGCCTCTGAAGCTGCATATGCTGCTGTGGTCTATGCTCGCTCTGTGGATGAAAAAGGAAAGGTTTCGGTAAATATTGTAGCTGCCAAAACTAGAGTGGCACCCATACAGCAAATTACGCTTCCGCGACTCGAATTACTAGCTGCGGAATTACTAGTAGATTTGATGGCAAAGATCATGGATTCATTCTCGCATTTGACAGTCAAGCTTTATGCGTGGACGGATTCTTGTATCGTGCTACAATGGCTCTCATCGCATCCACGGAAATGGAAGACCTTTGTAGCAAACAGGACATCCAAAATTCTAGACATCGTGCCGAGAAGTTGTTGGCGTCATGTTAAATCTACAGAAAACCCTGCTGATTGTGCTTCGCGTGGAGTGTCACCAAATGAGTTAGTTGGCCACGCGCTATGGTGGTCAGGTCCGAGCTGGCTCATAGAAGATGGGCATTCTTGGATGCCAACTGAACCTATGGAGGAAGTATATATTACAGAAGAGGACGCAACCTTTGAGCGGCGAACGAATGTCACTTGTGTTGCAATTAGTACAGAGTCAACACCGAGTCGCATCATCGAAAAAACACTTCTCAACCGCTTCTCTGATTTGAATCGTATACGCCGCACACTGTGTTGGATCAACCGGTTCATAAGTAATGCAAGAACAAAAGACACTGAACGAATACTCGGAGCTATCACTCCCAAAGAATTGGACGCAGCCTGTCTACAGCTTGCCAGAGCAGCTCAGCTTGACAGTTTTGGGCCTGAGCTTAAAGCTTTTGAAAGGAATGCTGATATACCGAGCAACAGTAAGATAAAATCATTGTATCCGTTCGTCGATGCATGCGGTACCCTCCGCGTAGGTGGTCGCCTACAGAACTCAAGTCAAACATACGATTTACGTCACCCTATCATCTTACCAAAGGAACATCGATATACATCACTGCTATTAATGGAAATCCACC
Encoded proteins:
- the LOC134226713 gene encoding mucin-12 isoform X1 — translated: MLQLAEFAVSSFWIYCTLSVVLMVTLVTTLASCLCCRKQEIKNDLLGLEGMVKLTNPEDTLTSQGSTAGGDTGGAGTGSGTDQPDRSEPETINKRASNAPHRSLPDIPVVEPVGDNNSELYATVGDKVQDLPQGRSPTSSLKKQASVSQHSSISQADDISSPYARVRSPPHAYDKLRRTEHPYAQVVQPGTSGSTAQVAVTVDDELLSPISRRGLSSGAAGNAGGECNQSLLDEREASTIDIPAASAIAGRVSASQDLPYMTPPIVQQPQQHFSGDSQDSSKGYTSISVREPLANLLPQSQNQTTAQRRQILGDSHYATVSDDSDEMYAAIDDPNNQGDLYTSGSETYAQIQPPNMVTVSVEINTGASSRPSAGMPQEDSLDALQPLPMNSSTNAISTNIHNRLSANSGTLDEASCQPQPPSTDTLRTHQPHPSYAHSRQASSSSCTSSVGNLGSPKPEKRQANSPLPPTPKNLKHQSTNSFFSNSNLTSISSNTSTQTGQSGRNSAASVIEYKSSRENVSGPKDDVTQQHQQPNGSAIKPKKSPSKDLEGMYAKVMKKNKLSKAPSQNSSPVPTRKDVGTALLADAEQFLSDPELIQLNGAGGSVHGSPSKKPLSSGGNDYETIDKKQIRHNKQQHDPGYETIPGDNINGKAELRKSADYAQIHKRSTNLAVAQGIQSVSRNSLEIFHGLDKSTDGEPGYESLPSSNDPGYETLNRKGGESDSDPNYEILRPARNNDGYSSIRDPRSAKNRLNFGKDDDADSTPGYSSIKERVDYDPGYSVITEKKKSVVVHDYASITEETKRKKQNLNNNNLDPGEDSDIYSSITNAPLAINSSSIVSSSSNNYSTIPEPSNLTSSPGYSSISETRTTPSTDSTSSPDNLIGYTKQHNTVTNNSNSRLSSNYESLTGSESDPNYESVKYLNVKENPYERLHNEPSSGQTPSTAGPSSNDSLSKSASTDSATPGATEDTGSVTPSAGPAISAAKTPSVCELEATGVSDYFQV
- the LOC134226713 gene encoding mucin-12 isoform X4, whose protein sequence is MLQLAEFAVSSFWIYCTLSVVLMVTLVTTLASCLCCRKQEIKASNAPHRSLPDIPVVEPVGDNNSELYATVGDKVQDLPQGRSPTSSLKKQASVSQHSSISQADDISSPYARVRSPPHAYDKLRRTEHPYAQVVQPGTSGSTAQVAVTVDDELLSPISRRGLSSGAAGNAGGECNQSLLDEREASTIDIPAASAIAGRVSASQDLPYMTPPIVQQPQQHFSGDSQDSSKGYTSISVREPLANLLPQSQNQTTAQRRQILGDSHYATVSDDSDEMYAAIDDPNNQGDLYTSGSETYAQIQPPNMVTVSVEINTGASSRPSAGMPQEDSLDALQPLPMNSSTNAISTNIHNRLSANSGTLDEASCQPQPPSTDTLRTHQPHPSYAHSRQASSSSCTSSVGNLGSPKPEKRQANSPLPPTPKNLKHQSTNSFFSNSNLTSISSNTSTQTGQSGRNSAASVIEYKSSRENVSGPKDDVTQQHQQPNGSAIKPKKSPSKDLEGMYAKVMKKNKLSKAPSQNSSPVPTRKDVGTALLADAEQFLSDPELIQLNGAGGSVHGSPSKKPLSSGGNDYETIDKKQIRHNKQQHDPGYETIPGDNINGKAELRKSADYAQIHKRSTNLAVAQGIQSVSRNSLEIFHGLDKSTDGEPGYESLPSSNDPGYETLNRKGGESDSDPNYEILRPARNNDGYSSIRDPRSAKNRLNFGKDDDADSTPGYSSIKERVDYDPGYSVITEKKKSVVVHDYASITEETKRKKQNLNNNNLDPGEDSDIYSSITNAPLAINSSSIVSSSSNNYSTIPEPSNLTSSPGYSSISETRTTPSTDSTSSPDNLIGYTKQHNTVTNNSNSRLSSNYESLTGSESDPNYESVKYLNVKENPYERLHNEPSSGQTPSTAGPSSNDSLSKSASTDSATPGATEDTGSVTPSAGPAISAAKTPSVCELEATGVSDYFQV